The Microbacterium sp. Nx66 genome contains a region encoding:
- the nadE gene encoding ammonia-dependent NAD(+) synthetase — protein sequence MSLQKQIAEDLGARPDIDPEAEVERRVGFLADYLRTTGAKGFVLGISGGQDSTLAGRLAQLAVERVRAEGGEATFLAVRLPYRVQHDADDAQAALDFIAPDSSIEVNIQNGVEGVEKDIESAVSSDISDFNRGNIKARLRMVTQYALAGHEGLIVIGTDHAAEAITGFYTKFGDGAADVLPLAGLTKRQGRALLQFLDAPERLAFKVPTADLLDDQPGRTDEDELGLTYEQIDDFLEGREVDPEVAGRIEARYLVTQHKRHLPVTPDDTWWR from the coding sequence GTGTCGTTGCAGAAGCAGATCGCGGAAGACCTGGGCGCCCGGCCCGACATCGACCCCGAAGCGGAGGTGGAGCGTCGCGTCGGCTTCCTCGCGGACTACCTGCGCACGACGGGCGCGAAGGGCTTCGTCCTCGGCATCTCCGGCGGACAGGACTCGACGCTCGCGGGGCGCCTCGCCCAGCTCGCGGTGGAGCGCGTGCGTGCCGAGGGCGGGGAGGCGACCTTCCTCGCGGTGCGCCTGCCCTATCGCGTGCAGCACGACGCCGACGACGCGCAGGCCGCGCTGGACTTCATCGCGCCGGACTCGTCGATCGAGGTGAACATCCAGAACGGGGTCGAGGGTGTCGAGAAGGACATCGAGTCCGCCGTTTCCAGCGACATCTCCGACTTCAACCGCGGGAACATCAAGGCCCGCCTCCGCATGGTCACCCAGTACGCGCTCGCCGGGCACGAGGGTCTGATCGTGATCGGCACCGACCATGCCGCCGAAGCCATCACGGGCTTCTACACGAAGTTCGGCGACGGCGCGGCCGACGTCCTCCCGCTCGCCGGGCTCACGAAGCGACAGGGTCGCGCCCTGCTCCAGTTCCTCGACGCCCCGGAGCGCCTGGCCTTCAAGGTGCCGACGGCCGACCTCCTCGACGACCAGCCGGGGCGCACCGACGAGGACGAGCTCGGGCTGACGTACGAGCAGATCGACGACTTCCTCGAGGGCCGGGAGGTCGACCCCGAGGTCGCCGGGCGCATCGAGGCGCGGTATCTCGTGACTCAGCACAAGCGTCATCTGCCCGTGACGCCCGACGACACCTGGTGGCGCTGA
- a CDS encoding DIP1984 family protein encodes MRLAEALAARADLQRRIEQLRARIVANARYQEGEEPAEDAAALIEEADDALTRLQSLIRRINVTNSRLDLGADGTMTDALAARDVLRLRHSVLADAAAAASGASEQYLRQMRSELRQVSALPVAALRARADAVAQELRALDNRIQQANWSHDLEEESGSR; translated from the coding sequence ATGAGACTCGCCGAAGCCCTGGCCGCCCGCGCCGACCTGCAGCGCCGCATCGAGCAGCTGCGGGCGCGCATCGTCGCGAACGCCCGGTACCAGGAGGGTGAGGAGCCTGCGGAGGACGCGGCGGCGTTGATCGAGGAGGCCGATGACGCACTGACTCGGCTGCAGAGCCTCATCCGCCGCATCAACGTCACGAACTCCCGCCTCGACCTCGGCGCGGACGGCACGATGACCGACGCGCTCGCCGCGCGGGACGTGCTGCGCCTGCGCCACTCGGTGCTCGCCGACGCGGCGGCCGCCGCGTCGGGGGCGAGCGAGCAGTACCTGCGTCAGATGCGCTCGGAGCTGAGGCAGGTGTCGGCGCTGCCGGTCGCCGCGCTCCGGGCCCGGGCGGACGCCGTCGCCCAGGAGCTCCGTGCGCTCGACAACCGGATCCAGCAGGCGAACTGGTCGCACGACCTCGAGGAGGAGAGCGGAAGTCGGTAG
- a CDS encoding phosphorylase family protein gives MKLLVAALESELSAFPEELDGFDRLVTGPGKLPATYALTRALDAKTYDEVVVVGTAGSIEKGRPYAVHEIATAVQHDVIDLDGVVGRHVSLPPQVTTGREGVVIATGDHFVNDAEVTAVIRPMGAALVDMETYAYIWVAGQFGVPIRAFRAVSDQAEDGALADFREAIARCSIELREVIRAEYGV, from the coding sequence GTGAAGCTCCTCGTCGCCGCCCTCGAGTCCGAACTGTCCGCCTTCCCCGAGGAGCTCGACGGCTTCGACCGTCTGGTCACCGGCCCGGGCAAGCTGCCGGCGACGTACGCGCTGACCCGGGCCCTCGACGCGAAGACCTACGACGAGGTCGTCGTCGTCGGCACCGCGGGCTCCATCGAGAAGGGGCGTCCGTACGCGGTGCACGAGATCGCGACGGCGGTGCAGCACGACGTGATCGATCTCGACGGCGTCGTCGGACGGCACGTCTCGCTTCCGCCGCAGGTGACCACGGGCCGCGAGGGCGTCGTGATCGCCACGGGTGACCACTTCGTGAACGACGCCGAGGTCACGGCGGTGATCCGGCCGATGGGCGCCGCACTGGTGGACATGGAGACCTACGCGTACATCTGGGTCGCGGGGCAGTTCGGCGTGCCCATCCGCGCCTTCCGCGCCGTCTCCGACCAAGCCGAGGACGGCGCCCTGGCCGACTTCCGCGAGGCCATCGCCCGATGCAGCATCGAGCTGCGCGAAGTCATCCGCGCCGAATACGGGGTCTGA
- a CDS encoding AAA family ATPase gives MRLHRLEVEGFGPFRARQTVDFDAFADDGIFLIAGRTGAGKSSILDAVCFGLYGGVPRYDGGEKRLRSDHSEPDDPSEVVVEFSTPSGRYRVTRSPEYLRPARRGGGLTKQAAAVSLEELTDDGWVGRAARAVDVAHELDDILQLSREQFLQVILLAQNRFSEFLLAGSRDRQALLRRLFGTERFEDVQARFDERRRHAEQGLGARLATVSARLDEAERLVVDADLGRDGGDDEGGIASEVQGAGTTTADRLAELERAQARAAYRAERRAADRLEAEKRFEVADAALAAAREDQRAQKERDRARAAMTRLDAEEAAVAAAKAELARARAAEVLRSSIAAATRAAAAADEAAATEERARAAWARLGVETDDLDAWIAERTRESGIWERAVTLEAQASSRATERGTAEAAVVAAERRCEDGQAERAALPGRIAAATLERDDARRLADRIAEWESVRIAAAVRREAAVEAETLQQECTSAERVLAEATSAQAAAQSALADLRQRRIDGMAGELASALVDDHPCPVCGAREHPAPADHGATVSAEDIAAAEVRRDEAARREQQAASTCTTLQVRLAAATARADGRDVETAGAELDAALAAEKEALAAAETARRRDVVLAELREQQDALELRRVQDEAALAAAREQLALVVQRDDDARRAIDEARGSYASVAERTAETTAHLAVARRLRDAEAERARRQQAATEAAAERDAALDASEFSDVTAVVEALRPPAVQAELDERVTTHAVQREKERALLFDLELRTLPEEPIDLAPIEQAALDARAAWTAAVDEATRTAGDAARLTGLIDAAKDEHARTAEDAAAFEVLQALADTIAGRGANTRKMTLETFVLAAELEEIVDAANRRLHDMSEGRYRLQHSDALAARGAASGLGIVVADAFTGQTRPPQSLSGGETFLTSLALALGLAEVVTARAGGIRLDTLFIDEGFGSLDGDTLDVAMRTLDELRQGGRTVGVISHVEAMQEQIPAQLTVRALPNGPSVIEMR, from the coding sequence GTGCGGCTGCATCGGCTGGAGGTCGAGGGTTTCGGGCCGTTCCGCGCGCGTCAGACCGTGGACTTCGACGCCTTCGCCGACGACGGGATCTTCCTCATCGCCGGCCGCACCGGAGCGGGGAAGTCGAGCATCCTGGACGCGGTCTGCTTCGGGCTGTACGGCGGGGTGCCGCGGTACGACGGCGGGGAGAAGAGGCTCCGCAGCGATCACAGCGAACCGGACGATCCCTCCGAGGTGGTCGTCGAGTTCAGCACGCCCTCCGGTCGCTACCGGGTCACGCGTTCGCCCGAGTACCTCCGGCCGGCTCGGCGCGGCGGAGGCCTGACCAAGCAGGCGGCTGCGGTCTCCCTGGAGGAGCTCACGGACGACGGCTGGGTGGGTCGCGCGGCGCGGGCGGTCGACGTGGCGCACGAGCTCGATGACATCCTCCAGCTCAGCCGCGAGCAGTTCCTGCAGGTGATCCTCCTCGCGCAGAACCGCTTCTCGGAGTTCCTCCTGGCGGGCAGCCGGGACCGGCAGGCGCTGCTGCGCCGGCTCTTCGGCACCGAGCGTTTCGAAGACGTGCAGGCGCGGTTCGACGAGCGGCGGCGCCACGCTGAGCAGGGGCTCGGCGCGCGCCTGGCCACCGTCTCCGCGCGGCTGGACGAAGCGGAGCGCCTGGTGGTGGATGCCGACCTCGGGCGCGACGGCGGTGACGACGAGGGCGGCATCGCGTCGGAGGTGCAGGGCGCTGGCACCACGACCGCCGATCGCCTGGCGGAGCTCGAACGGGCGCAGGCGCGCGCTGCGTATCGGGCGGAACGGCGCGCCGCCGATCGCCTGGAGGCGGAGAAACGGTTCGAGGTCGCCGATGCTGCTCTGGCTGCGGCGCGCGAGGATCAACGCGCGCAGAAGGAGCGAGACCGTGCCCGCGCGGCGATGACCCGTCTGGATGCCGAGGAAGCGGCGGTCGCCGCGGCGAAGGCGGAGCTCGCCAGGGCGCGGGCAGCCGAGGTGCTCCGTTCCTCGATCGCCGCGGCCACACGCGCGGCGGCGGCAGCGGACGAGGCGGCCGCCACGGAGGAACGAGCACGCGCGGCCTGGGCCCGGCTCGGCGTCGAGACCGACGACCTCGACGCGTGGATCGCGGAACGGACGCGTGAGTCCGGGATCTGGGAGCGCGCCGTCACGCTGGAGGCACAGGCGTCGTCCCGCGCCACCGAGCGCGGGACGGCGGAAGCGGCTGTCGTCGCCGCCGAGCGCCGGTGCGAGGACGGGCAGGCGGAGCGCGCTGCCCTCCCCGGGCGGATCGCGGCCGCAACCCTGGAACGGGACGACGCCCGTCGACTCGCCGACCGCATCGCGGAATGGGAGAGCGTGCGCATCGCCGCGGCCGTTCGCCGCGAAGCCGCGGTAGAGGCGGAGACCCTGCAACAGGAGTGCACCTCCGCCGAGCGGGTCCTCGCCGAGGCGACGTCTGCACAGGCCGCCGCACAGTCGGCTCTCGCTGACCTGCGGCAGCGCCGGATCGACGGCATGGCGGGGGAGCTGGCCTCCGCCCTCGTCGACGATCACCCCTGCCCGGTGTGCGGTGCGCGAGAGCACCCGGCCCCGGCAGACCACGGCGCGACGGTCTCCGCGGAGGACATCGCGGCTGCGGAGGTCCGGAGGGACGAGGCGGCGCGGCGCGAGCAGCAGGCGGCGTCGACCTGCACGACGTTGCAGGTCCGACTCGCCGCCGCCACGGCGCGCGCGGACGGACGGGACGTCGAGACGGCGGGAGCCGAGCTCGATGCCGCCCTTGCCGCGGAGAAGGAAGCCCTCGCCGCCGCCGAGACCGCGCGGCGACGCGATGTCGTCCTCGCCGAGCTCCGTGAGCAGCAGGACGCCCTGGAGCTCCGCCGTGTCCAGGATGAGGCGGCCCTGGCCGCAGCCCGCGAGCAGCTGGCTCTGGTGGTCCAGCGAGACGATGACGCCCGCAGGGCGATCGACGAGGCGCGAGGGAGCTACGCGTCGGTCGCCGAGCGGACGGCGGAGACGACCGCCCACCTCGCCGTGGCCCGACGCCTCCGGGACGCCGAGGCCGAACGTGCGCGGAGACAGCAGGCGGCGACGGAGGCGGCCGCCGAGAGGGACGCGGCACTCGATGCCTCCGAGTTCTCCGACGTCACGGCCGTCGTGGAGGCGTTGCGCCCGCCGGCGGTGCAGGCGGAGCTCGATGAGCGGGTGACGACGCACGCGGTGCAGCGGGAGAAGGAGCGTGCACTTCTCTTCGACCTCGAACTGCGGACCCTGCCGGAGGAGCCGATCGACCTCGCGCCGATCGAGCAGGCGGCGCTCGATGCGAGGGCGGCGTGGACCGCCGCCGTCGACGAGGCCACGAGGACGGCGGGCGACGCTGCGCGGCTGACCGGCCTCATCGACGCCGCGAAGGACGAGCACGCCCGCACGGCAGAGGACGCGGCGGCGTTCGAGGTGCTCCAGGCCCTCGCCGACACCATCGCCGGACGCGGAGCGAACACACGCAAGATGACGCTGGAGACCTTCGTGCTGGCGGCAGAGCTCGAAGAGATCGTCGACGCCGCGAACCGCCGCCTCCACGACATGTCGGAAGGACGCTACCGGCTGCAGCACTCCGATGCCCTGGCGGCACGCGGTGCCGCGTCCGGACTGGGCATCGTGGTCGCCGACGCGTTCACCGGGCAGACCCGCCCGCCACAGTCGCTGTCCGGCGGCGAGACGTTCCTCACGTCCCTGGCGCTCGCCCTCGGGCTGGCCGAGGTCGTGACGGCCCGCGCCGGCGGCATCCGCCTGGACACGCTCTTCATCGATGAGGGATTCGGCTCGCTCGACGGCGACACACTCGACGTCGCGATGCGCACGCTCGACGAACTCCGGCAGGGCGGGCGCACGGTCGGGGTCATCAGCCACGTCGAGGCCATGCAGGAACAGATCCCGGCTCAGCTCACCGTCCGCGCGCTGCCGAACGGGCCGAGCGTCATCGAGATGCGCTGA
- a CDS encoding exonuclease SbcCD subunit D, whose translation MRILHTSDWHIGRTFHGNSTMDALAEVLAALTAQVREHEVDVVIVAGDVFDSATPSAAAYTLLGDALVDLHETGARVVVTSGNHDSAARLGFQARLLRDGIHVLTDPLAVGTPVTIDDAHGPVHFFGIPYLEPAIVRQHWPEGDAEGRQLRTQAQTMTHAMTLVRAGMQEHAGRSIAIAHCFAAGVEPTEGLEREVRQGGLDVVPLRAFDGPDYVALGHIHGRQQVSERVRYAGAPLHYSFGEQHKPRGSWLVDLDADGLAGVEWLELPVPRRLVTLTGAFEEILSAENIAAHADAWVCAVYTDAVPQTEPMRRLREAYPHCAMVQHQPATVGEERERSYGERLRSAVTDADRIEAFLEHVRAGQGATEVERELIREVLDDRVRAEALV comes from the coding sequence ATGCGGATCCTGCACACCTCGGACTGGCACATCGGCCGGACGTTCCATGGCAACTCGACCATGGACGCGCTCGCCGAGGTGCTCGCCGCCCTGACCGCGCAGGTCAGGGAGCACGAGGTCGACGTCGTGATCGTCGCGGGCGACGTGTTCGACTCCGCCACGCCCTCGGCCGCCGCCTATACGCTGCTCGGAGACGCCCTCGTCGATCTGCATGAGACGGGTGCACGGGTGGTCGTCACCAGCGGGAACCACGATTCCGCCGCGCGGCTGGGGTTCCAGGCCCGGCTGCTGCGCGACGGCATCCACGTGCTCACCGACCCCCTCGCGGTCGGTACCCCCGTCACGATCGACGACGCTCACGGTCCGGTGCATTTCTTCGGGATCCCGTATCTGGAGCCCGCGATCGTCCGCCAGCACTGGCCGGAGGGCGACGCCGAGGGACGGCAGCTGCGCACGCAGGCGCAGACCATGACGCACGCGATGACCCTCGTCCGCGCGGGCATGCAGGAGCACGCGGGTCGGTCGATCGCGATCGCCCACTGCTTCGCCGCGGGGGTGGAGCCGACGGAGGGTCTGGAGCGCGAGGTGCGACAGGGCGGCCTCGACGTCGTGCCGCTCCGGGCGTTCGACGGCCCCGACTACGTCGCACTGGGTCATATCCACGGTCGTCAGCAGGTCAGCGAGCGGGTGCGATACGCCGGCGCTCCGCTGCACTACAGCTTCGGCGAGCAGCACAAGCCGCGCGGCTCCTGGCTCGTCGACCTCGATGCCGACGGGCTCGCGGGCGTCGAGTGGCTGGAGCTGCCGGTTCCGCGGCGCCTGGTCACCCTGACCGGCGCCTTCGAGGAGATCCTCTCCGCAGAGAACATCGCCGCGCACGCCGACGCCTGGGTGTGCGCCGTCTACACCGACGCCGTACCGCAGACCGAACCCATGCGACGGCTGCGCGAGGCGTACCCGCACTGCGCCATGGTGCAGCATCAGCCCGCGACGGTCGGGGAGGAGCGTGAGCGGTCGTACGGCGAGCGGCTGCGCTCCGCGGTGACCGACGCCGACCGGATCGAGGCGTTCCTCGAGCATGTGCGGGCGGGCCAGGGAGCGACCGAGGTCGAACGCGAGCTGATCCGCGAGGTGCTCGACGACCGGGTCCGCGCGGAAGCCCTCGTCTAG
- a CDS encoding iron ABC transporter ATP-binding protein: protein MIALDGVRRDYSSEVAIGPVDLRIPTGGITALIGPNGAGKSTLLTMIGRLNGMDAGAIEIAGLDVASTKSKDLAKVVSILRQENHFVTRLTVRQLVGFGRFPHSQGRLTRADEEVISQAIDFLDLGALEGRYLDELSGGQRQRAYVAMVLAQDTEFVLLDEPLNNLDMRHAVQMMKHLRRAAEELGRTIVIVLHDINFAGHYADHICAMKDGRVVEFGPPAAIMTDDVLSRVFDTPVQVVDGPSGPLAVYY, encoded by the coding sequence GTGATCGCACTCGACGGCGTCCGCCGTGACTACAGCAGCGAGGTCGCGATCGGCCCCGTCGACCTCCGCATCCCCACCGGCGGGATCACCGCCCTCATCGGGCCGAACGGTGCGGGCAAGTCGACGCTCCTGACCATGATCGGCCGGCTGAACGGGATGGACGCCGGGGCCATCGAGATCGCGGGCCTCGACGTCGCCTCCACGAAGTCGAAGGACCTGGCCAAGGTGGTCTCGATCCTCCGCCAGGAGAACCACTTCGTGACCAGGCTCACCGTGCGGCAGCTCGTGGGTTTCGGCCGCTTCCCGCACTCCCAGGGCCGGTTGACGAGAGCCGACGAGGAGGTCATCAGCCAGGCGATCGACTTCCTCGATCTGGGGGCGCTCGAGGGGCGCTACCTCGACGAGCTCTCCGGCGGGCAGCGGCAGCGGGCTTACGTGGCCATGGTGCTCGCGCAGGACACGGAGTTCGTGCTGCTCGACGAGCCCCTCAACAACCTCGACATGCGGCACGCCGTGCAGATGATGAAGCACCTGCGGCGCGCGGCGGAGGAGCTCGGGCGGACGATCGTCATCGTGTTGCACGACATCAACTTCGCCGGACACTACGCCGACCACATCTGCGCCATGAAGGACGGTCGGGTGGTGGAGTTCGGCCCGCCGGCGGCGATCATGACGGACGACGTGCTGAGCCGCGTGTTCGACACCCCCGTGCAGGTCGTGGACGGACCCTCGGGCCCCCTCGCCGTCTATTACTGA
- a CDS encoding DNA-3-methyladenine glycosylase family protein — protein MTLAAAPATAGAVRADAPRETTYRPPHPLDLRRTVGMLRRGGTDPTTVFDGPVIWRAVRTPQGPSTLALRMSGNDVTATAWGPGAEHALALVPALCGAGDDPTGFDPSLHPLIAEAARRHPGIRLARTDEVFDALACGILEQKVTSMQAFGAWRYLVSRFGDPAPGPTPRPMAVAPTAAQWRRIPSWAWHRAGVEPPQSKTIVRAAERGDRIADAVRAATTGPERDRVLTSLPGVGVWTAAETRIRALGDPDAVSVGDYHLAHEVGHALTGHRTDDAGMVELLAPWAGHRQRVIRLIFASGVAEARRGPRLAPEDHRRR, from the coding sequence ATGACCCTCGCCGCCGCCCCCGCGACGGCGGGCGCCGTCCGCGCGGATGCTCCGCGGGAGACGACGTACCGCCCGCCGCACCCGCTCGATCTCCGGCGAACCGTCGGCATGCTGCGCCGCGGCGGCACCGATCCGACGACGGTCTTCGACGGCCCCGTCATCTGGCGCGCGGTCCGCACGCCACAGGGTCCGTCGACGTTGGCCCTGCGGATGTCGGGGAACGACGTCACGGCGACCGCCTGGGGTCCGGGCGCCGAGCACGCACTCGCCCTCGTGCCGGCACTGTGCGGTGCCGGCGACGACCCGACCGGCTTCGATCCCTCCCTGCACCCCCTCATCGCCGAGGCGGCCCGGCGACACCCCGGCATCCGGCTCGCGCGCACGGATGAGGTCTTCGATGCTCTCGCCTGCGGCATCCTGGAGCAGAAGGTCACCTCCATGCAGGCCTTCGGCGCCTGGCGATACCTCGTGTCGCGCTTCGGCGACCCGGCGCCGGGGCCGACGCCGCGACCGATGGCCGTCGCTCCCACGGCGGCGCAGTGGCGACGCATCCCCTCCTGGGCGTGGCACCGCGCCGGAGTGGAGCCGCCGCAGTCGAAGACCATCGTGCGGGCGGCGGAGCGCGGCGACCGCATCGCCGATGCCGTCCGAGCGGCCACGACCGGCCCTGAACGTGACCGCGTCCTCACGAGCCTGCCCGGAGTCGGCGTCTGGACCGCTGCGGAGACGCGCATCCGTGCGCTGGGCGACCCCGATGCCGTCAGCGTGGGCGACTACCATCTGGCGCACGAGGTCGGACATGCCCTGACGGGGCACCGCACGGATGACGCCGGCATGGTCGAGCTGCTCGCTCCCTGGGCCGGTCACCGGCAGCGCGTCATCCGGCTCATCTTCGCGAGCGGCGTCGCCGAGGCGCGGCGCGGACCCCGGCTCGCCCCGGAAGACCACCGCCGACGCTGA
- a CDS encoding winged helix-turn-helix domain-containing protein yields MSNSALLERPAVTAPNRTVRPAESSAPLAPTGADLPAVRSPRGFALYVGLDEIKAAEAGVSLPLLVDALRRTLAELAPGAETHATVALAPHGSGGRDLDVVRLALQEPGAIARTKAAAEEETTPEESGVTVDISRKRVLIDGESAAFTYKEFELLQYLVLREGRTIERSELVAALWQAQDDETPGERTIDVHVRRLRAKLGRYEDIVRTVRGIGYRFDRHADVVIRYGHGTPSPDRF; encoded by the coding sequence ATGTCGAACTCCGCCCTTCTCGAGCGTCCCGCCGTCACCGCCCCGAACCGCACCGTCCGACCCGCCGAGTCGTCGGCTCCGCTGGCCCCGACCGGCGCCGACCTCCCCGCCGTCCGCTCGCCCCGCGGCTTCGCCCTCTACGTCGGCCTGGACGAGATCAAGGCCGCCGAAGCCGGTGTGAGCCTTCCGCTGCTCGTCGACGCCCTCCGCCGCACGCTTGCCGAGCTCGCGCCCGGCGCCGAGACCCACGCCACCGTCGCCCTCGCCCCGCACGGCTCCGGCGGCCGCGACCTCGACGTCGTGCGTCTCGCCCTGCAGGAGCCCGGCGCGATCGCCCGCACCAAGGCCGCCGCCGAGGAGGAGACCACGCCGGAGGAGTCCGGCGTCACCGTCGACATCTCCCGCAAGCGCGTGCTCATCGACGGCGAGTCGGCCGCCTTCACCTACAAGGAGTTCGAGCTGCTGCAGTACCTCGTCCTCCGCGAGGGCCGCACGATCGAGCGCAGCGAGCTCGTCGCCGCCCTCTGGCAGGCCCAGGACGACGAGACCCCTGGCGAGCGCACGATCGACGTGCATGTGCGCCGGCTGCGGGCGAAGCTCGGGCGCTACGAGGACATCGTCCGTACCGTGCGCGGCATCGGCTACCGCTTCGACCGTCACGCCGACGTCGTCATCCGTTACGGCCACGGAACCCCGTCGCCCGACCGCTTCTGA
- a CDS encoding GNAT family N-acetyltransferase, producing the protein MTISHTVGGFILTDEKDASRYTLTRDGKLVSVLDYRDDGHTVALTRAYTVPAFRGNGYAGKVVEGAVADIAERGDRKVDAVCWYVAEWFTAHPEQSGLLRSR; encoded by the coding sequence ATGACGATCTCGCACACCGTCGGCGGCTTCATCCTGACCGACGAGAAGGACGCATCGCGGTACACCCTCACGCGCGACGGGAAGCTCGTCAGCGTGCTCGACTACCGGGACGACGGCCACACCGTCGCCCTCACCCGGGCCTACACGGTCCCGGCATTCCGCGGAAACGGATACGCCGGGAAGGTGGTCGAGGGGGCCGTGGCCGACATCGCGGAGCGCGGCGACCGCAAGGTCGACGCGGTCTGCTGGTACGTGGCGGAGTGGTTCACCGCCCACCCCGAGCAGTCCGGACTCCTCCGCTCACGCTGA